A window of the Chlamydiales bacterium STE3 genome harbors these coding sequences:
- a CDS encoding Protein DfrA (Product derived from UniProtKB/Swiss-Prot:O52178;Gene name derived from UniProtKB/Swiss-Prot:O52178) → MKKIETTKAPKALGPYSQAVKISHRSLVFISGQLPLDPKTGKLVEGDMKVLTKQVFKNLAAILEESQSGFEKVLRCDVFMTDLKQFQTMNEEYSKYFNAACPPARQTIQVAALPLGASIEISCIAVAD, encoded by the coding sequence ATGAAAAAAATTGAAACGACTAAAGCCCCGAAAGCACTGGGACCTTACTCACAAGCAGTAAAAATTTCTCATAGATCATTGGTTTTTATTTCGGGGCAATTACCCCTTGATCCTAAAACAGGAAAGCTGGTTGAAGGGGATATGAAAGTCCTGACGAAACAAGTTTTCAAAAACTTAGCTGCCATCCTAGAAGAAAGCCAGTCGGGCTTCGAGAAGGTTTTAAGATGTGATGTTTTTATGACAGATCTTAAGCAATTTCAAACGATGAATGAAGAGTATAGCAAGTATTTCAATGCAGCATGCCCACCCGCCCGGCAAACAATCCAAGTGGCAGCACTTCCCCTCGGTGCATCAATTGAAATTTCCTGTATCGCTGTCGCTGACTAG
- a CDS encoding Uncharacterized protein (Product derived from UniProtKB/Trembl:D1R513) codes for MHANLFFSKSPAFYYGIAFLIGTLGAIQQNWLLILPLGLLTYADYKRAFLGSIFALAGFIFALNSYHYVTVESKNISGIADVQLERLILQKNRFGQFWHYYGTMRAFSPDEKNLLSKVPQNVPVTFKIKKNENWKRPQADGRYLIACNLVSSPGKRYILKTKRDSWEKVPFSFSLGEVRYLAKKNVGNYIKSCFKDKNVQDFLSGLITGEFNEKKLKDAFSRFGLLHLMAISGFHFSLIAFIFDFLLRPFFAPLKRALVITIALTIYFIFLGNGPSILRAWLTIIISYSALFNKRLSNSLNSLGIALIVSLVLNPGICTHIGFQFSFLVTAAILLLFHPAEKSLLSFFPRRTSMALPLFSFIDKHVLIILGFFRPILALNLVTTVAALPLSLYYFQRFPLLGIIYNLYFPLFVIVSLFLLISGLLFSPFPLIGTLIHYFNNLFTNFILNMTLDVPKPLDINLISDTISENLVIVYYCVFFTLGIYIHIKNKKFIDNLN; via the coding sequence TAGCTTTTCTTATTGGCACTTTAGGAGCTATTCAACAAAATTGGCTGCTTATTTTGCCCCTTGGTCTCCTTACTTACGCAGATTACAAAAGAGCATTTCTAGGGAGCATTTTTGCTTTGGCAGGATTTATCTTTGCTTTAAATAGTTACCATTATGTAACCGTAGAATCAAAGAATATCTCGGGGATTGCCGATGTTCAATTAGAGCGTTTAATCCTCCAAAAAAATCGTTTTGGTCAATTTTGGCACTATTATGGCACCATGCGAGCCTTTTCACCTGACGAAAAAAATCTATTGAGCAAAGTTCCTCAAAATGTACCAGTTACATTCAAAATCAAAAAAAATGAGAATTGGAAGAGGCCTCAAGCAGATGGTAGATATCTAATTGCCTGCAACTTGGTTTCGAGCCCAGGAAAGCGCTACATTCTCAAAACTAAACGAGATTCTTGGGAAAAAGTTCCTTTTTCCTTTAGCTTGGGAGAAGTGCGCTATCTTGCTAAAAAAAACGTAGGGAACTACATAAAAAGCTGCTTTAAAGATAAAAATGTGCAAGATTTCTTGTCTGGTTTAATTACAGGCGAATTCAACGAAAAAAAATTAAAAGATGCTTTTTCAAGATTCGGCCTTCTCCATCTCATGGCCATTTCCGGCTTTCACTTTAGTCTAATCGCTTTCATCTTTGATTTCCTGCTTCGTCCATTTTTTGCGCCTTTAAAGAGAGCACTAGTGATCACAATTGCTCTTACAATTTACTTTATTTTTCTTGGAAATGGGCCATCAATCTTAAGGGCATGGCTGACAATTATCATTAGCTATAGTGCACTATTTAATAAAAGACTTTCTAATAGTTTGAATTCCTTAGGGATTGCTTTAATTGTCTCTCTTGTTCTTAATCCCGGTATCTGTACTCATATAGGATTTCAATTTAGCTTTCTGGTAACTGCTGCCATTCTTCTTCTCTTTCACCCAGCAGAAAAATCTTTGCTCTCTTTTTTCCCTAGGCGCACCAGCATGGCCCTACCTTTATTCTCTTTTATAGATAAACATGTGCTCATTATTTTAGGGTTTTTTAGGCCCATTCTCGCCTTAAATCTTGTCACAACTGTGGCAGCGTTACCTCTATCTCTTTATTATTTTCAAAGGTTTCCATTATTGGGCATTATTTATAATCTCTATTTCCCTCTTTTTGTAATAGTGAGTCTATTTTTACTAATTTCTGGCCTGTTGTTTTCACCTTTTCCTCTTATAGGAACACTTATTCACTATTTTAACAATCTTTTTACAAATTTCATTTTAAACATGACATTAGATGTCCCTAAGCCTTTAGATATCAATTTAATAAGTGATACAATCAGCGAAAATCTCGTTATTGTTTACTACTGTGTTTTCTTCACCTTAGGAATATACATTCATATCAAAAACAAGAAGTTTATTGATAATTTAAATTAA
- a CDS encoding hypothetical protein (Product derived from UniProtKB/Swiss-Prot:P73321;Uncharacterized protein slr1894) — protein sequence MMNTSLALEETTTKQISSDLAICLADTYLVYTKTQNFHWNVRDPRFHSLHLFFEEQYKALAEAIDELAERIRMLDAKSPGSLSAFLDLTRLDDAKDNLSADEMLKQLLQDHQSIIQWIRPAISKMANLGDEGTADLLVQRLRAHEQAAWMLKSHFKNS from the coding sequence ATGATGAATACAAGTTTAGCATTAGAGGAAACTACGACAAAACAAATCTCCTCAGATTTAGCTATTTGTCTGGCAGACACCTATTTAGTCTACACAAAAACACAGAATTTTCATTGGAATGTTCGTGATCCCCGCTTCCATTCTTTACATCTGTTTTTTGAAGAACAATATAAAGCCTTAGCGGAAGCAATCGATGAGCTTGCGGAAAGAATTCGCATGCTGGATGCTAAATCCCCAGGATCTCTTAGCGCATTTTTAGATCTAACCCGTCTTGATGACGCAAAGGATAATCTTTCTGCTGACGAAATGCTAAAACAGTTGCTACAAGATCATCAAAGTATTATTCAATGGATTAGACCTGCCATAAGCAAAATGGCGAATTTAGGTGATGAAGGAACAGCCGACCTGCTAGTTCAAAGATTACGAGCTCACGAACAAGCAGCATGGATGCTAAAAAGCCATTTTAAAAATAGCTGA